One Bradyrhizobium sp. ISRA464 genomic window carries:
- a CDS encoding SNF2-related protein, producing MAASSSEFQTKILRRSVLPDEYRLYRAALEWDLTDPIVIETRKDLKSEKRWQDHLQPYHHQVTNLITFCRRLPVTLLADDVGLGKTISAGLIASELIARARVSKILIVCPKLLGPQWQAELQAKFDVPAQIATGRELIAAEPDDVGAVITTYASARLHLEKIPQDRFQMLVLDEAHKLRNLYGVDPPPQVALRFKEALEKRRFRYVLMLTATPIQNRLWDLYSLVDLLTVARGHQNPFGSEGMFARKFIADKRDTARQLKAEAREEFRSIVYGYMSRVRRGDAKLYFPDRVVQLHRVEPTLAELELIRVISKPIQKLNRLAQIGILQALTSSPHALMAHLTNMARNGTVPRELAAAVCSIVAGMSTSAKLNGLGTLIDQLMRQNPERWRMVVFTGRLETQTTIQAFLEARGLKVGIINGNSGQRNQDTIARFWKNPPACHVIVSTEAGSEGVNLQIANVLVNFDLPWNPMIVEQRIGRIQRLASEHASVSILNITLKGTFEEYIVGRLMEKLQMAAHAIGDIESLLEASGVDDDDGEDFEDRILRLVLAALAGKDFEKATKQAEQSILDAKEKLEAEEANINDMLGSMDGAEYVGPRAPKLPPIVRSMELREFALAGLKSLGATVTPKEGGLYLLEEDTGREWICFEEGARNGRATLYAPGSAAFSRLVSRMIATGVHQVEDMDEDPAGLANEISRRWVDSFGASPITTKVEGVRRCFEGKALIRVRATVAHDSYERLVEVECRPGEHRAHAVRSGLYKLADTIENAQHLGIDTERLADAAGRDQGIGEFCRFYVERRVQELAAAGDDARKRKKMEDDFTPRLELTVVALEGGIHREVTSEVQYKFDKGPHYESRLTVIPRTGDCLSAPELGRCDSSGTLAPKECLGHCVMTGVDVLRHLLVTSEISGRMALPDHALRCSLSGKLILTDEAELSAVTGNPVASSLLKTCVLTGKRAEPEHFGRCEFTGIELLKSELAVSDISGKPYRRDQKSKSVVSDQTGHKDEFLLCHETRQPITKQEAERCEITGKFVRPGVLERCSTTGKAVLPSELERCAVADSRVLKRLLVISSVSGARIQHQLAIRSAGGKYCAPAEARPCTWSGRRSHPDDLRVCSLTGISFHFDFAAPGGSPYLQPLGDLLHGVRHTTDASDRWSEIALKASNALRGGRCRVESAFTSPDRRHLALCTEVRTLLGLRVQQAGLLYSIEEGSFVGRLALGKRTPKGWIQSAV from the coding sequence ATGGCGGCATCGTCATCCGAATTTCAAACGAAAATTTTGCGTCGCAGCGTCCTTCCGGACGAATACAGACTGTATCGAGCGGCGCTCGAATGGGACCTGACCGACCCCATCGTCATCGAGACACGCAAGGACCTCAAATCCGAAAAGCGGTGGCAAGACCACCTACAACCCTATCACCATCAGGTCACTAACCTCATCACCTTTTGCCGCCGCCTCCCGGTGACGCTGCTCGCCGACGACGTAGGCCTGGGCAAAACTATTAGCGCCGGACTGATTGCCAGCGAACTTATCGCGCGAGCGAGGGTCTCCAAGATCCTTATCGTGTGTCCGAAACTGCTTGGACCGCAATGGCAGGCGGAATTACAGGCAAAATTCGATGTCCCTGCTCAAATCGCCACCGGCAGAGAGCTGATAGCCGCCGAACCGGACGATGTTGGCGCGGTGATAACGACCTATGCTTCAGCACGCCTGCATCTCGAGAAGATCCCTCAAGATCGTTTCCAAATGCTGGTGCTCGACGAGGCGCACAAGCTGCGCAACCTCTACGGCGTCGATCCACCTCCGCAGGTCGCTTTGCGCTTCAAGGAGGCTCTTGAAAAGAGGCGCTTTCGCTACGTTCTGATGCTCACCGCCACTCCGATCCAGAACCGGCTTTGGGATCTCTACTCGCTCGTCGACCTCCTTACGGTAGCCCGTGGTCACCAAAATCCGTTCGGAAGCGAGGGGATGTTCGCGCGCAAGTTCATCGCCGACAAGCGCGATACGGCTCGTCAGCTCAAGGCCGAAGCTCGCGAAGAGTTTCGCTCGATCGTGTACGGTTACATGTCACGGGTGCGGCGCGGCGACGCGAAGCTGTACTTCCCGGATCGCGTCGTCCAGCTTCACCGGGTCGAACCGACTCTCGCTGAGCTCGAGCTTATCCGTGTCATCAGCAAACCGATTCAAAAGCTCAATCGGCTCGCCCAAATCGGAATCCTGCAGGCGCTCACCAGCAGTCCACATGCGCTGATGGCCCACCTCACCAACATGGCACGAAACGGGACCGTACCCCGGGAGCTTGCTGCTGCGGTCTGCAGCATCGTCGCTGGCATGAGCACCAGCGCGAAACTGAACGGACTCGGCACGCTGATTGATCAATTGATGCGTCAAAACCCTGAGCGATGGCGCATGGTGGTGTTCACTGGCCGGCTCGAGACGCAGACGACGATTCAGGCTTTCCTGGAGGCACGGGGCCTCAAGGTCGGAATCATCAACGGCAATTCAGGACAACGTAACCAAGACACCATCGCCCGCTTCTGGAAAAATCCGCCCGCCTGCCATGTGATCGTGTCGACCGAAGCGGGCTCAGAGGGCGTGAACTTGCAGATCGCCAACGTGCTGGTGAACTTCGATCTTCCGTGGAACCCGATGATCGTTGAGCAGCGCATCGGCCGAATTCAGAGGCTCGCGTCCGAACATGCGAGCGTCAGCATCCTCAACATCACGCTAAAGGGAACTTTCGAAGAGTATATCGTCGGTCGCTTAATGGAAAAGCTGCAGATGGCAGCGCATGCCATAGGCGACATCGAGTCGCTTCTTGAGGCGTCTGGCGTCGACGACGACGATGGGGAGGATTTCGAGGACAGGATCCTTCGGCTGGTGCTGGCGGCGCTCGCCGGTAAGGACTTTGAAAAGGCCACGAAGCAGGCAGAGCAAAGCATACTCGATGCGAAGGAAAAGCTGGAAGCGGAAGAGGCTAACATCAACGACATGCTCGGCAGCATGGATGGTGCGGAATATGTCGGACCGCGGGCTCCCAAGCTTCCTCCGATCGTGAGGTCGATGGAGCTACGGGAGTTCGCACTCGCCGGCCTCAAGAGCCTTGGAGCTACGGTGACGCCTAAAGAAGGCGGCCTTTATCTACTGGAAGAGGATACTGGCCGCGAATGGATTTGTTTCGAAGAAGGCGCCCGCAATGGCCGCGCCACCTTGTACGCACCCGGATCAGCCGCGTTTTCGAGATTGGTAAGCCGAATGATCGCCACTGGGGTTCATCAGGTGGAGGATATGGATGAGGACCCGGCCGGCCTAGCAAATGAAATCTCGCGTCGTTGGGTCGACAGCTTCGGCGCATCGCCCATCACGACAAAGGTGGAAGGGGTGCGCCGCTGCTTCGAAGGCAAAGCGCTTATCCGGGTGCGCGCGACTGTGGCGCACGACAGCTACGAACGCCTCGTCGAAGTGGAATGTCGGCCCGGCGAACACCGAGCACACGCCGTCCGGTCCGGTCTCTATAAATTGGCCGATACGATCGAGAACGCCCAACATCTCGGAATTGATACCGAACGGCTGGCCGATGCAGCCGGACGTGATCAAGGCATCGGCGAGTTCTGCCGTTTCTATGTCGAGCGGCGCGTTCAGGAGCTGGCGGCCGCTGGCGATGATGCTCGCAAACGCAAGAAGATGGAGGACGACTTCACTCCGCGGCTTGAATTGACGGTCGTCGCGTTGGAAGGCGGCATTCACCGCGAAGTCACCTCAGAGGTGCAGTATAAGTTCGACAAAGGCCCGCATTATGAGAGCCGTTTGACCGTGATACCGCGGACGGGCGATTGCCTTTCCGCTCCGGAACTGGGCCGATGCGACAGCAGCGGCACTCTCGCGCCAAAGGAATGCTTGGGCCATTGCGTCATGACCGGCGTGGATGTCTTGCGACACCTGCTCGTCACCTCAGAAATCAGCGGCCGGATGGCCCTCCCGGACCACGCGCTGCGCTGCAGCCTAAGCGGCAAACTCATCCTGACGGACGAAGCGGAACTTTCCGCGGTTACAGGAAATCCTGTCGCGAGCTCGCTTCTCAAGACCTGCGTTTTGACAGGAAAACGGGCAGAACCAGAGCACTTCGGTCGGTGCGAGTTCACTGGCATCGAGCTACTGAAGAGCGAATTGGCCGTCAGCGACATCTCGGGCAAACCCTATCGTCGCGACCAGAAATCGAAGTCAGTAGTATCTGATCAAACGGGCCACAAGGACGAGTTTCTCCTTTGTCATGAGACACGGCAACCGATAACAAAACAAGAGGCCGAACGGTGCGAAATCACCGGGAAGTTCGTTCGGCCCGGCGTGCTCGAGCGCTGCAGCACCACCGGGAAAGCCGTCTTACCGTCTGAGCTGGAGCGCTGCGCGGTTGCGGATTCTCGCGTGCTGAAAAGGTTACTTGTTATCAGCAGCGTTTCTGGCGCTCGCATCCAGCATCAACTAGCGATCCGTTCGGCTGGCGGCAAATACTGTGCTCCGGCCGAAGCTAGACCCTGCACGTGGAGCGGGCGCAGATCGCACCCGGATGATCTTAGGGTCTGCAGCCTTACCGGAATTTCCTTCCACTTCGACTTCGCCGCCCCCGGCGGCAGTCCCTATCTTCAGCCGCTGGGTGATTTGCTGCATGGGGTGCGCCACACGACGGACGCATCAGATCGCTGGAGCGAGATCGCCCTAAAGGCATCCAACGCCTTGCGCGGAGGCCGCTGCCGTGTGGAATCCGCCTTCACTTCGCCGGATAGGCGGCATCTAGCCCTATGCACTGAGGTTCGCACGCTGTTGGGCTTGCGAGTTCAACAGGCGGGTTTGCTGTACTCGATTGAGGAAGGATCTTTCGTCGGCCGCTTGGCCTTAGGCAAGCGCACGCCGAAGGGATGGATCCAGTCGGCTGTCTAG
- a CDS encoding TM0106 family RecB-like putative nuclease → MTVTATILYNLVECPQRLALDAFGESAKRDQISPFVRLLWERGSLFEQDAISKLQVPFVDLSGANEVDRERLTLDAMSKGEPLIYGGCIRAGDLLGKPDLLRKEVGGYVPGDIKSGRGKEGGDDDQDGRPKRHYAVQLGLYVDILEQLNLSAGRRAFVLDVHGDEVTYDFSDLSSQDLWGDYENALAEARSILARQIVPLPGYASACKLCHWYSFCIQQLVSSDDLTLIPFLRRSDRDTMNDQIPTIASLAAIDPEAFIKGKKTVFAGVGADRFRALQARAVMLKASSPKPYLRLPIRLDSFSVELFFDIEVDPLRGVCYLHGFVERKNGDNDTERFVSFFADEPTPKAERETFAAALDYFASREDAGIYYYSKYERTIYRKLQQKYPDICTPEDIEQLFDPRRAIDLYGDIVLKATEWPTRDHSIKTLAKFLGFAWRDTHPSGAASVEWFDRWCRERSPVIRQRILDYNEDDCRATRVLLDGIRGLAD, encoded by the coding sequence GTGACCGTAACGGCTACGATTTTGTACAACCTCGTCGAATGCCCGCAGCGTCTTGCTTTGGACGCGTTCGGCGAGTCCGCAAAGCGAGACCAGATCAGTCCTTTCGTCCGATTGCTCTGGGAAAGGGGGAGTCTGTTTGAGCAGGACGCGATTTCGAAGTTGCAAGTCCCCTTTGTCGATCTCTCGGGCGCCAACGAGGTCGACCGTGAGCGGCTCACGCTCGACGCTATGAGCAAGGGCGAGCCCCTAATCTACGGAGGATGCATAAGGGCCGGCGATCTGCTTGGTAAGCCCGACCTATTACGCAAAGAGGTCGGCGGCTACGTCCCGGGCGACATCAAGTCAGGGCGCGGCAAGGAGGGCGGAGATGACGATCAGGACGGCAGGCCGAAGCGCCATTATGCTGTCCAGCTCGGGCTGTATGTCGATATCCTTGAGCAATTGAATCTTTCGGCGGGACGTCGGGCGTTCGTCTTGGACGTTCATGGGGATGAAGTCACGTACGATTTCAGCGACCTTTCCAGTCAAGATCTTTGGGGTGACTACGAAAATGCGCTCGCCGAAGCGCGGTCGATACTGGCGCGGCAAATCGTCCCGCTCCCCGGCTATGCCAGCGCCTGCAAACTTTGCCATTGGTATAGTTTCTGTATCCAACAGCTCGTCTCGTCGGACGATCTGACGTTGATCCCATTTCTTCGACGATCAGATCGCGACACGATGAATGATCAGATACCCACGATCGCCTCCCTGGCGGCGATCGATCCGGAAGCGTTCATCAAGGGCAAGAAGACCGTATTCGCCGGCGTTGGAGCGGATCGCTTCCGGGCTTTGCAGGCACGTGCCGTCATGCTGAAGGCTTCTTCGCCGAAGCCCTATTTGCGCCTGCCCATAAGGCTGGACTCCTTCTCGGTCGAGTTGTTCTTCGATATCGAAGTCGATCCGCTCCGCGGAGTTTGCTACCTGCATGGATTTGTTGAGCGGAAGAATGGAGACAACGACACTGAGCGCTTCGTTTCGTTCTTTGCGGACGAGCCGACGCCGAAAGCAGAACGCGAGACTTTCGCCGCAGCCCTCGACTATTTTGCCTCTCGGGAAGATGCTGGGATCTATTATTACTCCAAGTACGAACGGACAATCTACCGGAAGCTCCAGCAGAAGTATCCGGACATCTGCACACCTGAGGATATAGAACAGTTGTTCGACCCACGACGGGCGATTGATCTCTACGGAGATATCGTTCTGAAAGCGACCGAATGGCCCACCAGAGATCATTCGATCAAAACCTTGGCCAAATTCTTAGGCTTTGCGTGGAGGGACACGCATCCCTCGGGAGCCGCTTCCGTCGAATGGTTCGACCGCTGGTGTCGGGAACGAAGTCCGGTCATCCGGCAACGCATACTCGACTACAACGAGGACGATTGTCGCGCCACCCGAGTGTTGCTGGACGGAATCAGAGGACTTGCCGATTGA
- a CDS encoding antitoxin MazE family protein, with protein MATASRPKPGRMKVREHRERLRAQGLRPIQIWVPDVRSSSFRKQAHRQSLAVAASSHARDDQAFIDDVSDLDDE; from the coding sequence ATGGCGACGGCATCAAGGCCCAAGCCTGGTCGGATGAAGGTGCGGGAACATCGTGAGAGGCTGCGGGCACAGGGCTTGCGACCTATCCAGATTTGGGTGCCCGACGTGCGGTCTTCATCCTTCCGCAAGCAGGCTCATCGTCAGTCACTTGCTGTTGCGGCCAGCAGCCATGCGCGCGACGATCAGGCTTTCATCGACGACGTGTCCGACCTGGACGATGAATGA
- a CDS encoding type II toxin-antitoxin system PemK/MazF family toxin, with translation MRRGEIWTVAGGKDYADKPRPVVIVQDDRFDATDTITICAFTTDPTDAPLFRLIIEPNERNGLLSTCRLMVDKITTVPKVKVGRRVGRLDDENMVRLNQAMMVFLGMAVSPRGGRK, from the coding sequence ATGAGACGCGGTGAGATCTGGACCGTCGCTGGCGGCAAGGATTACGCAGACAAGCCGCGCCCCGTCGTCATCGTGCAGGACGACAGGTTCGACGCGACCGACACCATCACCATTTGCGCCTTCACCACCGATCCGACGGATGCGCCGTTGTTCCGGCTCATCATCGAGCCGAATGAGCGCAACGGCTTGCTCTCGACATGCCGGCTGATGGTAGACAAAATCACAACCGTTCCCAAGGTCAAGGTCGGCAGGCGTGTTGGGCGTCTCGACGACGAGAATATGGTACGGCTCAATCAGGCAATGATGGTGTTCCTCGGCATGGCCGTATCCCCCAGGGGCGGAAGAAAATGA
- a CDS encoding TetR/AcrR family transcriptional regulator: MTENSRGRRGRPANEALGQTIIDAARELFVELGFQATTLDKVAQRAKISKLSIYRHFENKEALFGEAMAAGCQQLFAPQALLEGVDGSVEDQLVAVGSSLLRTLLRSDVRSLEAMVMADKTSQNALSKLHFEAGPAHVIAEIEALLRQLHAKAVLNVPDPLRSARLFAALFKGSDLLMIARFDQAKAEDDNEIESYCRSAVAMFIAAHRDNDQVGG, translated from the coding sequence GTGACCGAAAACAGCCGGGGCCGGCGCGGCCGGCCCGCCAACGAGGCGCTTGGCCAAACCATCATCGACGCCGCGCGCGAGCTCTTTGTGGAGTTGGGTTTTCAAGCGACGACATTGGACAAGGTCGCCCAGCGAGCGAAGATATCCAAGCTCAGCATCTACAGGCACTTCGAGAACAAGGAGGCGCTGTTCGGCGAGGCCATGGCGGCCGGCTGCCAACAGTTGTTTGCACCACAGGCCCTTCTTGAAGGCGTCGACGGTTCGGTCGAAGATCAGCTCGTGGCGGTGGGATCATCACTGCTTCGCACGCTGTTGAGATCAGACGTCCGCAGCCTCGAAGCCATGGTCATGGCCGACAAGACGAGTCAAAACGCGTTAAGCAAGCTCCATTTCGAAGCCGGCCCCGCCCATGTCATCGCCGAAATCGAGGCCCTGTTGCGTCAGTTGCACGCGAAGGCGGTTCTGAACGTGCCCGATCCTCTCCGGTCCGCCCGCTTGTTCGCCGCGCTTTTCAAAGGATCCGATCTCCTGATGATCGCACGCTTCGATCAGGCGAAAGCAGAGGACGATAACGAAATCGAATCCTATTGCCGGTCGGCCGTCGCCATGTTCATCGCCGCGCACCGTGACAACGACCAAGTGGGCGGTTAG
- a CDS encoding NAD(P)/FAD-dependent oxidoreductase, with the protein MDDVIIIGGSFAGLAGALQLGRARRKVTVLDTGLPRNRFAGHSHGLLGHDHKPPLDILAEARRQLARYPAIKLVSARADSVSGAIDNFSVLTGDGESLAARRLILSYGVADQMPDVPGYAESWGTSIVPCPYCDGFEVAGQHWGLVWSSPQSHNQVRLFHDWTDKLTLFADGHDIPPDIQADLARRNIPLVDGRIVEIAHHQGHIATVNLDTGRNVAVDILFANPRNKPSASLHETLGLATVATPAGIVLKVDERRQTSTPGIYAAGDLTTPFLPSVTQASSQGAMAGIFAQQSMLV; encoded by the coding sequence ATGGATGACGTCATCATCATCGGCGGCAGCTTTGCCGGTCTCGCCGGCGCCTTGCAGCTCGGCCGCGCCCGCCGCAAGGTCACCGTTCTCGATACCGGTCTGCCACGCAACCGCTTCGCCGGCCACTCGCATGGACTGCTCGGCCACGATCACAAGCCGCCGCTGGACATCCTGGCGGAGGCGCGGCGGCAGCTGGCGCGTTATCCCGCGATCAAGCTTGTCAGTGCCCGGGCCGACAGCGTCTCCGGCGCCATCGACAATTTCTCTGTCCTTACTGGCGATGGTGAAAGCCTTGCGGCGCGTCGTCTGATCCTGAGCTATGGCGTCGCCGACCAGATGCCTGATGTTCCGGGCTACGCCGAAAGCTGGGGCACGTCCATCGTGCCATGCCCCTATTGCGACGGCTTTGAAGTCGCCGGCCAGCATTGGGGCCTCGTCTGGTCCAGCCCGCAGTCGCACAATCAGGTCAGGCTGTTCCACGATTGGACTGACAAGTTGACGCTCTTCGCCGATGGTCACGACATTCCGCCCGATATCCAGGCCGATCTGGCGCGCCGCAACATACCTCTCGTCGATGGCCGGATCGTCGAGATCGCCCATCACCAGGGCCATATCGCCACCGTCAATCTCGATACCGGCCGCAATGTCGCGGTCGACATCCTGTTCGCCAATCCGCGCAACAAGCCGTCCGCAAGCCTGCATGAAACACTGGGCCTTGCCACCGTGGCTACGCCCGCCGGCATCGTCCTCAAGGTCGACGAACGCCGTCAAACCAGCACGCCTGGCATCTACGCCGCCGGCGACCTCACCACGCCCTTCTTGCCCTCGGTCACCCAGGCATCATCGCAGGGCGCGATGGCGGGCATCTTCGCCCAGCAGTCGATGCTGGTTTGA
- a CDS encoding alpha/beta fold hydrolase, translating into MTDDLPLVLLHGSATGSHSWAAVRTGLEAHGARVLAPDMLGYGRSPTPSKAWQLKDEMAHLRGWLDMQGVGAFHLVTHSIGAFVGLHLRLAVGSRVARLTLVDPVVVSVLRVPGEEDALREVQTLCDRFMRALPDHDAAACLLVEHWSGAGAWNALGEKGRALVAGLAPRLRLDMTASAADRTTLAELTSTAVPTSVLVGERTSAAPRSVSRLLAEAFDARTVVVPGAAHMIPLTHPAAVVEAIHADMVAS; encoded by the coding sequence ATGACGGACGACCTCCCCCTTGTGCTCCTCCATGGCTCCGCCACCGGCTCCCACTCCTGGGCCGCGGTCCGCACGGGTCTGGAGGCGCACGGCGCCAGGGTGTTGGCACCCGACATGCTCGGCTACGGACGGTCGCCGACACCGAGCAAGGCGTGGCAGCTAAAGGACGAGATGGCCCACCTGCGCGGCTGGCTCGACATGCAGGGCGTCGGCGCGTTCCACCTCGTCACCCACTCGATCGGGGCCTTTGTCGGACTTCACCTGCGGCTGGCCGTCGGGTCTCGCGTGGCGCGCCTCACGTTGGTCGATCCTGTGGTCGTCAGCGTGCTGCGCGTGCCCGGGGAGGAAGACGCCCTGCGCGAGGTGCAGACCCTCTGCGATCGGTTCATGCGCGCGCTCCCGGATCACGATGCGGCCGCCTGCCTGTTGGTGGAGCACTGGAGCGGCGCCGGCGCGTGGAACGCGCTGGGCGAGAAGGGCCGTGCGCTAGTTGCAGGGCTCGCACCGCGGCTGCGGCTCGATATGACCGCCAGCGCAGCCGATCGGACCACGCTCGCCGAGCTCACCTCGACCGCGGTGCCGACCTCGGTGCTCGTCGGAGAGCGAACGTCGGCCGCTCCGCGGTCGGTGAGCCGTCTGCTCGCGGAAGCGTTCGACGCTCGCACGGTCGTTGTCCCGGGGGCTGCACACATGATCCCACTGACCCACCCCGCCGCGGTCGTCGAGGCGATTCACGCCGACATGGTGGCATCGTGA
- a CDS encoding NmrA family NAD(P)-binding protein gives MKHSHPILVTGAAGQVGAIGPSVTKSLLERGLKVRAMLRRDDGRAESLRALGAEVIVGDLFDLDAVHRAVDGCKRLYFSMSVNEKYLEATTNVAVVARHHGVEAFVNMSQMTVSEMSIRETARSPQHKQHWLAEQVLQWSGLPVVTMRPTAFMDAFFWRFAVPTVTAQDALMLPFGEGKTSPIAAHDVARCVTEVLANPESHLGRVYELTGPRAETLREVAEDFTRVLGRPITYKNIPLEPWLESLRSIGASAHVVAHLESMALLHRDGRYDRSSGDVDLLTGVPPMSIEDFVRAHQNDFLKADARKP, from the coding sequence ATGAAACACTCCCATCCCATCCTTGTCACCGGTGCCGCTGGCCAAGTTGGCGCGATCGGACCGAGCGTGACGAAGTCTCTGCTGGAGCGCGGGCTGAAGGTGCGCGCCATGCTCCGCCGGGATGACGGCCGGGCGGAATCGCTGAGGGCACTTGGTGCCGAGGTGATCGTCGGAGATCTGTTCGACCTGGACGCGGTGCACCGCGCCGTGGATGGCTGCAAGCGCCTGTACTTCAGCATGTCGGTCAACGAGAAGTATCTCGAGGCTACGACGAACGTGGCGGTGGTTGCCCGACACCATGGCGTCGAAGCATTCGTCAACATGTCGCAGATGACGGTCTCGGAGATGAGCATCCGCGAGACCGCGCGCAGCCCGCAGCACAAGCAGCACTGGCTGGCCGAACAGGTCTTGCAGTGGAGCGGCTTGCCGGTGGTCACGATGCGTCCGACCGCCTTCATGGACGCGTTCTTCTGGCGATTTGCCGTTCCGACGGTCACCGCTCAGGACGCGCTGATGTTGCCCTTCGGAGAGGGAAAGACGTCGCCAATCGCCGCCCACGATGTTGCGCGGTGCGTGACAGAGGTGTTGGCCAATCCCGAGTCTCACCTTGGAAGGGTATACGAGCTGACCGGTCCCCGTGCGGAGACGCTTCGCGAGGTCGCCGAAGATTTCACAAGAGTCTTGGGGCGTCCAATCACCTACAAGAACATTCCGTTGGAACCGTGGCTGGAGAGCCTGCGATCCATTGGCGCATCCGCACACGTGGTCGCGCACTTGGAGTCGATGGCACTGCTGCACCGGGACGGCCGATACGACCGATCCTCGGGCGATGTGGACCTGCTGACTGGTGTGCCGCCGATGTCGATCGAGGACTTCGTGCGCGCGCATCAGAACGACTTTCTGAAGGCAGACGCGCGCAAGCCGTAA